A stretch of the Tepidisphaeraceae bacterium genome encodes the following:
- a CDS encoding fibronectin type III domain-containing protein → MTSHVVNDLQAGIDYQFRIRAQRGDGTYSAYAYGGQSTPTLPRPTNVVATSIGGAAAITWSDNSGNETGFHIERRDGASSPWTRIGTVASGVTKFTDHGLPGDAFDYRVRAYRGTYLLSNPSDATTVSVDPAAPTNVTAVPLSGTEVLVRWAGGTSAEDGYTIERSANGGTTFDVVGGVGLGYSVFLDELLTPATNYLYRVRANVGTSASAAAVASQAVQTLSQNTSGLYRVTSVGSVTSNPGALTVSGNLAPAHSGWVAAGSPAGAIFKAVVGSAAVHETGITYVAGRSGAFLPTSSGVVLEDTYARANSDDDFDDHSWPVAVERRTERSAFEKIEAEWFDAATGSHLISSSQLSSGGGIAGNVGGDWVRYDAIDFGAGAASLRANLAVASDYAGKFIQIRLDSPSGLLLGTLRTDDTGSWTGYSLKSAPILPVTGVHSVFLVFQNSATANGSIANVDYFSFSTSAQPAAPESVVGVLVPPHAVELQWNPNADPEVIGYNVYRAVSENGNYRKVNVDSLVATPEFTDYWAPTGATAYYRITAIASDGGATVESAGSSIVPIAIPAVGGASAAYVETDVATSGNWQATYGEQGGRVFGDSSRYARYAEVTPVGGGNVSLWSQSGVTSDARGLYRLDGSERVAARYRNADSLTFDINLTDGLEHELAVYVVDWNRQSLTQTMEILDSSTGDLLDARVVSGFGDGAYVVWRVRGHVQLRVTSAATGTDAMLSGLFFDRISVTDGLAVTGHPTAVEGQPYYLTLDGQGRGITSWTVDWGDSTDPDTVYGSFGKQHVYADGPGGYAVTVTASNGSGELVAAPFQVTVQNAAPIPTISGTGPYSIGVPIELTGAATDLGADLLVFSWSVTKNDVAYASVNSSLLSFMPDGDGDYVATLNVNDGSTIAEVARTIRFRGGIDVTVGAPSDLAVTAVGETSIGLSWIDRADNEVRFEIERSEQGKGLATVWQVVGTTLSHEGVAGAVAFTDFLARFGPDYQYRVRAIAADGGASMYSPIINATPQTTEQLSIAANADWTTFRSRKDSTFGMPEWYLHGGGSIVTETDYSSDWLEVYNQSDLPYNLVGQAFRNATSGLQFTTGIGGAITLATLNLWATQAYDPAIPQDYVTGYGPGAIRNGNTIGWGDASHLLPPPGSSATTVGVYAVYGTSVTEGESNPPAPVAEDAPMSFVTSFEVAAGMQNLSIDVTRFVPNNDNVTFLFVSEVNAPRVRLMSSENHVTMRPQLQVQREILTPTTPVLSLVRSPEEYPAADSVQLVWTAGSRDPRPLTGFVVEESINTGPFVQRTDINAYLGSNGEWIGAVAYSDIEPRNRYSYRVRSYRLDNNYTVYSSTSEVQSVAPKVPPAPGDVVAVASSPSTIDISWLPNPASTTYGYRVYRGATPDFVPSAETLLNQQLLTQTHYADAGLSGSAFYFYKVTAVAAENVESEPVRAIQRPQAPKDLTATGIGTGKIALAWARGTGNATRSFLLYRSRVSTFIPAPESLVATINGSEREYNDVGVSPGATYYYYLVAVDIDGLESIASNLASAIAKAPAVDLNNDGVPDDDLDGDGVPDDDDKDGVPNRDDTDSDNDGIADPVDTDNDNDGTPDDEDNDDDGDGIVDDEDEDGFGGGNSPVGEPDPSPGIPGENGAPAVPTGLSALNQWTSYVSLTWGDASDNESGFVIQQASDAAFTSGVKFFNVPANTRTRSMTDLKPGTAYFFRIKAYNAVGPSAFSQTVIVVTKPSGLKAETNENNGIDLTWDAGGGNAAIVVERQSYSATHYNPSEPMDEFAEIATLTPGQNTYQDSSLDAGLRYAYRIRARHDEAYSPHTAAVYAYVAPAAPTGLSATLASHGRSHWGLFNHQHSTANFNLTWTDQSNNEEHFFVELSADGETWNQYSYNYHYGYGGQWLGANAEHATISHSRADDDQRDLYVRVRAYAGGLYSDPSNVVTLSPPGASTVDLPYVYLTGGGTVAEQAGDPIELTVSRSNYYYGSGVSFDDPLTVQLWDPSGTAAEGDDYPSFPSSVTIPAGESSVKVTVTPTNDGSPERTETAHFAIRGAAGYLAYAHHWGYWGYWSYGHMTIQDDDWVDIDVDSNNTDGFGMPSRAVNDEDLIEDDASRPGKIISLNDDDSDDDGIPDYADGFDRFTDMSTDNAISGEEFVPLVVQFAPGIDYTKARFRFSYDDARPDQVMRTGDGTNEHPYVYQPGEGKLRLWRRPGNAVRQGAAIGAGGDFIEDGGVYAPADLFGWSQSTLYIEATAASTVIGDARIVIEMDPDGDEGPTGFTLTDAVRLTVAFSQTNVDRDRDEDIEFDGSDNTSPAKPYRFWVNSDAGGWSEETGSLGGGAADIGGPADSSTVHIGSDIGTDGDSSKMKEVFRRDLEDFAQIAFRISEAAWTFADTVTISLENTSNPQMSLRLWNSVRVPGSAPGTLSSTAHISNPATADLIMGATHNFLNSDPNSFVKLDASGELVLTRTSFAQHFSTSAVSSTERQSQMMFEGITPGAGDLTFRFLKGVTLLAESDVRLSLHDMSDLYEHHTVAYGFPVGTQGDWSNSGTVFDPKINPVATIPRFDSGHQAAAFATEADYLVYVHGWNMNATSRRSYGDTAYKRLYWQGYQGTMGMFSWPTQVAPNPLFDPGNFNRSEEVAWHSAQGFLNHLIAKQSARQNGGSLTVLAHSMGGIVASEALALAGNQNVADTVILTQAAVSSEFYFGAAISGTELYPAFGGQVGGSNPRFKDLDDAATKLVNFNNEVDYALQLWVTNTNAKPGGHLHGNPVQPGFGGSAYSSTGSGATAAITRTAPGGTAVPLNINIDTYEMFAHGFHAPSYPYVFGAIGAIDAVVGPFHAKVDLRGARYGFTNSRIDHSGQFGHSNLEVGNYWDEVMKQAGLP, encoded by the coding sequence CTTTACCGTGTTCGTGCTAATGTGGGGACAAGTGCATCTGCGGCAGCGGTCGCGTCCCAGGCGGTGCAGACCTTGTCACAGAATACGAGTGGCCTCTATCGGGTCACCTCGGTCGGCAGTGTTACCAGCAATCCAGGTGCGCTGACGGTGAGCGGGAACCTGGCACCGGCGCACAGTGGATGGGTCGCTGCAGGCTCTCCGGCTGGCGCAATCTTCAAAGCCGTGGTCGGATCGGCTGCGGTTCATGAGACGGGCATCACCTACGTTGCCGGTCGGAGCGGCGCCTTTCTGCCCACATCGAGCGGAGTGGTCCTCGAGGATACGTATGCGCGCGCGAACTCCGACGACGATTTCGACGATCATTCCTGGCCCGTCGCTGTGGAGCGGCGGACCGAGCGTTCCGCGTTCGAGAAGATCGAAGCCGAGTGGTTCGACGCTGCAACGGGTTCCCACCTGATCTCGTCTAGTCAGCTGTCCAGCGGCGGCGGGATCGCGGGCAACGTGGGCGGCGATTGGGTGCGCTACGACGCGATCGACTTCGGCGCGGGTGCCGCATCCCTCCGGGCCAACCTCGCCGTCGCGAGTGACTATGCCGGCAAGTTCATCCAAATCAGGCTCGACTCGCCGTCCGGCCTGCTCTTGGGAACATTGAGGACCGATGATACAGGCTCTTGGACGGGCTACTCCCTTAAATCGGCGCCGATATTGCCAGTCACTGGCGTCCATTCGGTGTTTCTGGTCTTCCAGAACAGCGCCACCGCCAACGGCAGCATTGCGAACGTCGACTACTTCAGCTTCAGTACGTCGGCGCAGCCGGCGGCACCCGAGAGCGTGGTCGGGGTACTGGTGCCACCGCATGCCGTGGAGCTTCAGTGGAACCCGAACGCTGACCCTGAGGTGATCGGCTACAACGTTTACCGCGCCGTATCAGAGAACGGGAATTACCGGAAGGTCAACGTCGACTCGCTCGTCGCCACGCCCGAGTTCACCGACTACTGGGCCCCAACGGGAGCAACGGCCTATTACCGGATCACCGCAATCGCCAGCGACGGCGGAGCAACCGTCGAGTCGGCTGGCTCGTCGATCGTCCCAATTGCAATTCCGGCGGTCGGCGGAGCGTCGGCCGCGTACGTCGAAACCGACGTCGCAACCTCCGGGAACTGGCAAGCAACCTACGGCGAACAGGGTGGGCGAGTCTTCGGTGACAGCTCACGCTACGCGCGGTACGCGGAGGTTACGCCGGTCGGTGGCGGCAACGTCTCGCTTTGGTCGCAGTCGGGCGTGACGAGTGACGCTCGCGGACTGTATCGGCTGGATGGCTCGGAACGGGTGGCAGCGCGCTATCGGAACGCGGATAGCTTGACGTTCGACATCAACCTCACCGACGGACTCGAGCACGAGTTGGCGGTCTACGTGGTCGATTGGAACCGGCAATCCCTCACGCAAACCATGGAGATCCTCGATTCTTCAACGGGCGATCTGCTTGATGCTCGCGTGGTCTCGGGGTTCGGCGACGGCGCCTACGTTGTCTGGCGGGTCCGGGGGCACGTGCAACTGCGCGTCACGAGCGCCGCGACCGGCACCGACGCCATGCTCAGCGGTCTGTTCTTCGACCGCATCTCCGTAACGGACGGGCTGGCGGTGACGGGCCATCCTACGGCAGTCGAAGGCCAGCCGTACTACCTCACGCTCGACGGCCAAGGACGCGGCATCACGAGTTGGACGGTCGATTGGGGTGATAGCACCGACCCGGACACGGTGTACGGCTCGTTCGGTAAGCAGCACGTCTACGCCGACGGACCCGGCGGGTACGCGGTCACCGTTACCGCCAGCAACGGGTCGGGCGAGCTCGTGGCGGCCCCGTTTCAAGTGACGGTGCAAAACGCCGCGCCGATCCCAACGATCTCGGGCACCGGCCCGTACTCGATCGGCGTGCCAATTGAACTGACCGGGGCGGCGACCGACTTGGGTGCAGACCTGCTGGTGTTCTCGTGGTCGGTCACTAAGAACGACGTCGCCTACGCATCGGTCAATAGCTCGCTACTCAGCTTCATGCCTGACGGCGACGGAGACTACGTTGCAACCCTCAACGTCAACGATGGATCGACGATAGCCGAGGTTGCGCGCACGATCCGGTTTAGGGGTGGCATTGACGTTACCGTGGGGGCGCCTAGCGACCTGGCCGTGACCGCCGTAGGTGAAACATCGATCGGCCTATCGTGGATCGATCGCGCCGATAATGAAGTGCGCTTTGAGATAGAACGGAGCGAACAGGGCAAGGGGCTCGCGACGGTCTGGCAGGTCGTTGGGACGACGCTCTCACATGAAGGGGTCGCAGGCGCAGTCGCGTTCACTGACTTCCTTGCGCGGTTCGGGCCAGACTACCAGTACCGCGTCCGCGCGATAGCAGCGGACGGTGGCGCGTCGATGTACTCGCCGATCATCAACGCGACGCCACAAACGACGGAGCAACTATCGATAGCTGCGAACGCTGACTGGACCACATTTAGGTCGCGGAAGGACTCAACGTTCGGCATGCCTGAGTGGTACCTCCATGGCGGCGGTTCCATCGTCACGGAAACGGATTACAGTTCGGACTGGTTAGAGGTCTACAACCAGTCAGACCTACCCTACAACCTCGTCGGCCAAGCGTTCCGCAACGCGACGAGCGGTCTGCAGTTCACTACCGGGATAGGCGGCGCGATCACTCTCGCCACCTTGAACCTCTGGGCGACCCAGGCGTACGATCCCGCCATTCCACAAGACTACGTCACGGGGTACGGTCCAGGCGCGATTCGTAACGGGAACACCATCGGTTGGGGCGATGCATCTCACCTATTGCCGCCACCTGGCTCGTCTGCGACCACCGTCGGCGTCTACGCCGTCTACGGCACTTCGGTGACTGAAGGTGAGAGCAATCCTCCCGCGCCGGTTGCGGAAGACGCTCCGATGTCCTTCGTCACGTCGTTCGAGGTCGCCGCTGGCATGCAGAACCTCTCGATCGACGTGACTAGGTTCGTCCCCAACAACGACAACGTGACGTTCCTGTTCGTCAGCGAGGTAAACGCGCCTCGCGTTCGCCTCATGTCTAGCGAGAATCACGTCACGATGAGGCCGCAGTTGCAAGTGCAGCGCGAGATCCTTACGCCAACGACGCCCGTACTGTCGCTGGTTCGCTCACCGGAGGAGTACCCGGCGGCAGACAGCGTCCAGCTCGTGTGGACGGCAGGCTCGCGCGATCCACGGCCACTGACGGGATTCGTGGTCGAGGAGTCGATCAACACCGGCCCATTCGTGCAGCGGACGGACATCAACGCTTACTTGGGAAGCAATGGGGAGTGGATAGGGGCCGTCGCGTACAGTGATATCGAACCGCGCAACCGGTACAGCTATCGCGTCCGCTCGTACCGCTTGGACAACAACTACACGGTCTACTCTTCGACCTCCGAAGTCCAGAGCGTCGCGCCGAAAGTCCCACCGGCGCCCGGTGACGTAGTCGCCGTCGCCAGTTCACCCAGCACCATCGACATCAGCTGGTTGCCGAATCCCGCTTCTACAACCTATGGGTATCGCGTTTATCGAGGGGCTACGCCCGATTTCGTGCCGTCGGCGGAAACGCTACTGAATCAGCAGTTGCTCACCCAGACGCACTACGCTGACGCTGGGCTGTCGGGGTCCGCGTTCTACTTCTATAAGGTTACGGCAGTTGCTGCCGAGAACGTCGAATCAGAACCGGTCCGGGCGATCCAACGTCCTCAAGCGCCTAAGGACCTTACCGCGACGGGCATAGGGACGGGGAAGATCGCGCTGGCATGGGCGCGCGGAACGGGAAACGCCACGCGGAGTTTCCTGCTGTACCGGAGCCGGGTATCTACTTTCATTCCTGCGCCGGAAAGTCTGGTGGCAACGATCAATGGGAGCGAGCGTGAGTACAACGACGTAGGCGTCTCGCCCGGCGCGACGTACTACTATTATCTCGTCGCCGTGGATATTGACGGGCTGGAATCGATTGCATCCAACCTCGCTTCAGCCATTGCCAAGGCACCCGCGGTCGACCTGAACAACGACGGCGTCCCTGACGACGATTTGGATGGCGACGGCGTTCCGGATGACGACGACAAGGATGGCGTTCCCAACAGAGACGACACCGACAGCGACAACGATGGCATCGCCGACCCCGTCGACACCGACAACGACAATGACGGCACCCCGGACGATGAGGACAACGACGACGACGGTGACGGCATCGTCGATGACGAAGATGAGGATGGCTTCGGCGGTGGCAATAGCCCGGTCGGCGAGCCCGATCCGTCCCCCGGTATTCCAGGCGAGAACGGCGCGCCGGCGGTCCCTACCGGCCTGTCGGCGTTGAACCAATGGACGTCTTACGTCTCCCTGACGTGGGGCGACGCGTCGGACAACGAGAGCGGCTTCGTCATCCAGCAGGCGTCGGACGCGGCGTTCACGTCCGGCGTCAAGTTCTTCAACGTGCCCGCCAATACGCGCACGCGGTCGATGACCGACCTGAAGCCAGGTACGGCCTACTTCTTCCGGATCAAAGCGTACAACGCAGTGGGACCTTCAGCGTTCTCGCAAACTGTCATCGTTGTAACGAAGCCCTCCGGCCTCAAGGCCGAGACGAACGAGAACAATGGTATCGATCTGACATGGGATGCCGGTGGTGGTAACGCCGCGATTGTCGTTGAACGCCAGTCGTACTCGGCAACGCACTACAATCCGTCCGAGCCCATGGACGAGTTTGCGGAGATCGCCACGCTTACCCCTGGGCAGAACACGTACCAGGATTCATCCCTGGACGCTGGCCTGCGGTACGCCTACCGCATACGAGCCAGGCACGACGAAGCCTACTCGCCCCACACGGCGGCCGTCTACGCCTACGTAGCGCCCGCCGCCCCCACTGGCCTGTCCGCCACGCTCGCCTCCCATGGGCGATCCCACTGGGGCTTGTTCAACCACCAACATTCCACTGCCAATTTCAACTTGACGTGGACCGACCAAAGCAACAACGAAGAGCACTTCTTCGTCGAACTCAGTGCCGACGGCGAGACGTGGAACCAATACTCTTACAATTATCACTATGGGTATGGAGGCCAGTGGCTCGGCGCCAACGCTGAACACGCTACCATCTCGCACAGCCGAGCCGACGATGACCAGCGGGACCTGTACGTGCGCGTGCGTGCCTACGCCGGGGGCCTCTACTCCGACCCGTCCAACGTCGTCACCCTCTCTCCGCCCGGCGCGAGCACCGTCGATTTGCCCTACGTGTACCTAACCGGCGGAGGCACGGTCGCAGAGCAGGCCGGAGACCCGATCGAGCTCACCGTCAGCCGCTCAAACTACTACTATGGCAGCGGTGTCAGCTTCGACGACCCGTTGACCGTGCAGCTGTGGGACCCGTCCGGCACCGCGGCCGAGGGGGATGATTACCCATCGTTCCCCAGCAGCGTGACGATCCCGGCCGGTGAGTCGAGCGTGAAGGTCACCGTAACGCCGACGAATGACGGCTCGCCGGAGCGCACCGAGACCGCCCATTTCGCTATCCGGGGGGCGGCCGGCTACTTGGCGTACGCCCACCACTGGGGGTACTGGGGCTACTGGAGCTACGGCCACATGACGATCCAGGACGATGATTGGGTCGACATCGACGTCGATTCGAACAATACGGATGGGTTCGGTATGCCGTCGCGGGCCGTAAATGATGAGGACTTGATCGAGGACGACGCGAGCAGGCCGGGCAAGATCATCAGTTTAAATGACGATGACTCGGACGACGATGGGATTCCCGACTACGCCGACGGTTTCGACCGCTTTACGGACATGTCGACCGACAACGCAATTAGCGGTGAGGAGTTCGTGCCGCTCGTCGTGCAGTTCGCTCCCGGGATCGACTACACGAAGGCGAGATTCAGGTTCTCTTATGACGACGCTCGACCTGACCAAGTGATGCGGACCGGCGACGGCACGAACGAACATCCTTACGTCTACCAGCCAGGCGAGGGTAAACTACGCTTGTGGCGGCGCCCGGGTAATGCGGTCCGGCAGGGTGCGGCGATCGGAGCAGGTGGCGACTTCATTGAGGACGGCGGGGTCTATGCGCCAGCAGACTTGTTTGGTTGGAGCCAAAGCACGTTGTACATAGAGGCAACGGCCGCCAGCACTGTTATCGGCGATGCCCGGATCGTTATCGAAATGGATCCTGATGGCGACGAAGGTCCGACAGGGTTCACCCTCACCGATGCCGTTCGGTTGACTGTGGCGTTTTCGCAAACCAATGTGGATCGTGACCGAGATGAAGACATTGAGTTCGACGGTTCGGACAATACCTCTCCGGCGAAACCCTACCGCTTCTGGGTGAATAGCGATGCGGGAGGATGGTCGGAAGAAACCGGTTCATTGGGCGGCGGTGCTGCTGACATCGGAGGACCCGCCGACTCGTCCACCGTCCATATCGGCTCCGATATCGGCACTGATGGCGATTCATCCAAGATGAAAGAAGTATTTCGGCGTGATCTGGAAGATTTTGCGCAGATCGCCTTTAGAATATCCGAGGCTGCATGGACATTCGCAGACACCGTAACTATTTCTCTTGAGAACACGTCTAACCCGCAGATGAGCCTGCGCCTCTGGAACTCGGTTCGCGTTCCGGGATCAGCACCCGGTACGTTGTCCTCCACCGCCCACATAAGTAACCCGGCTACGGCAGATTTGATCATGGGTGCTACGCATAATTTCCTCAACAGTGATCCGAACAGCTTCGTGAAACTCGATGCCAGCGGGGAGCTCGTACTTACAAGGACCTCTTTCGCCCAGCACTTTAGTACATCTGCTGTTTCTTCGACTGAGCGGCAATCGCAAATGATGTTCGAAGGAATCACGCCCGGTGCGGGAGACCTGACGTTCCGCTTCCTTAAAGGAGTCACTCTCCTTGCCGAATCTGACGTTCGCTTGAGTTTGCACGACATGTCAGACCTGTACGAGCATCACACCGTTGCGTATGGATTCCCCGTGGGAACTCAAGGTGACTGGTCCAACTCTGGAACGGTTTTCGATCCAAAGATCAATCCCGTTGCGACGATACCGAGATTCGATTCCGGACATCAGGCGGCAGCGTTCGCTACCGAGGCGGATTACCTCGTTTATGTTCACGGTTGGAACATGAATGCGACTTCACGCCGGAGTTATGGGGACACGGCTTACAAAAGGCTGTACTGGCAGGGGTATCAAGGGACGATGGGTATGTTTAGCTGGCCGACCCAAGTTGCACCCAACCCCTTATTCGATCCGGGTAATTTTAACAGAAGCGAAGAAGTGGCTTGGCATTCTGCGCAAGGTTTCCTTAATCATCTGATAGCGAAGCAAAGTGCGCGTCAGAATGGCGGGAGCCTCACTGTCCTAGCACATAGCATGGGCGGGATCGTCGCGTCGGAAGCATTGGCACTGGCAGGAAATCAGAACGTTGCGGATACTGTAATCCTAACCCAAGCTGCTGTTTCGTCCGAGTTCTACTTCGGGGCGGCAATATCTGGAACCGAGTTGTACCCAGCATTTGGGGGACAAGTGGGAGGTTCCAACCCACGTTTCAAAGATTTGGACGACGCGGCCACAAAGTTGGTCAATTTCAACAATGAGGTCGACTACGCACTTCAGCTGTGGGTCACTAATACGAATGCTAAACCTGGCGGACATTTGCATGGGAACCCTGTACAGCCCGGATTCGGCGGTTCGGCGTATAGCAGCACCGGGTCAGGTGCGACTGCAGCAATCACCCGGACCGCGCCAGGGGGAACTGCCGTTCCACTCAATATAAACATCGATACTTACGAGATGTTCGCTCATGGCTTCCACGCCCCATCTTATCCATACGTCTTCGGAGCGATTGGCGCGATAGATGCTGTTGTGGGTCCCTTTCATGCCAAAGTCGATTTGCGCGGCGCACGGTACGGATTCACGAATTCGAGAATTGACCACAGCGGGCAGTTCGGTCATTCTAACTTGGAAGTGGGGAACTACTGGGACGAGGTGATGAAACAAGCGGGCCTACCATGA
- a CDS encoding carboxypeptidase-like regulatory domain-containing protein, whose protein sequence is MNVTRYLLLFVILVLGFLGIRRFDTMANDGRGTTMPSDDVGPSHLPQINFYGRVVDERGAPVPDAEVAVMIATADPAATHGARVAKTKWLALKSDSNGEFSVRNERGLHIWISKVDKPGFDWVFDWAEKPIFDLKRDLVGNQFYVFDSGIGPVYESDPSRPAVFPLIRAGSDKMNKPSRGGSDRFDDGRVRINDPMDPLVPSAGPKAPTTAIERSKRLRELLVPSPTTRPE, encoded by the coding sequence ATGAACGTCACCCGATACCTATTGCTCTTCGTTATTCTTGTCCTTGGCTTTCTTGGAATACGTCGGTTCGATACAATGGCCAACGATGGACGAGGTACTACGATGCCGTCGGACGATGTGGGACCGTCGCATTTGCCTCAGATTAACTTTTACGGACGAGTCGTCGACGAGCGGGGAGCACCCGTGCCGGATGCTGAAGTGGCTGTCATGATTGCAACGGCCGATCCCGCCGCCACTCACGGTGCACGCGTGGCGAAAACGAAGTGGCTAGCTCTGAAGTCAGATTCGAATGGAGAGTTTTCCGTACGGAATGAGCGAGGGCTGCACATCTGGATATCCAAGGTTGATAAGCCAGGTTTTGACTGGGTCTTCGATTGGGCGGAGAAGCCAATCTTCGACCTGAAGAGGGACCTGGTGGGCAACCAGTTTTACGTCTTTGATTCGGGCATCGGCCCCGTTTACGAATCGGATCCTTCGCGACCCGCCGTCTTTCCGCTAATCCGAGCGGGCAGCGACAAGATGAACAAACCGTCGCGAGGCGGATCGGATCGCTTTGACGACGGTCGAGTAAGGATTAACGATCCCATGGATCCCTTAGTCCCCTCAGCCGGCCCCAAAGCGCCAACGACGGCGATCGAACGCAGCAAGCGACTGAGAGAACTTCTAGTTCCCAGCCCTACGACGCGTCCGGAGTAA
- a CDS encoding ATP-binding protein, which translates to MRGVILPAENCCEATVVEGVDVIPVRTLADAVSFLIELLPIEPYELNGQPYMASQVSSPLDFADVRGQEAVKRAITVAAAGHHNVLTFCPVKPGTGFDGGPRGTPDQERRAMETPEVSRLKQDGWRFSRHIDTTSGDLVLTWEN; encoded by the coding sequence TTGCGAGGCGTCATCCTGCCGGCCGAGAACTGCTGTGAAGCCACGGTGGTGGAGGGCGTCGACGTTATCCCCGTCCGCACGCTCGCCGACGCCGTCAGCTTCCTGATCGAACTGCTGCCAATCGAACCGTACGAGCTGAATGGCCAACCGTACATGGCGTCGCAGGTCTCGTCACCGCTGGACTTCGCTGACGTACGCGGGCAGGAGGCGGTAAAGCGTGCCATCACCGTCGCCGCTGCGGGGCATCACAATGTCCTGACGTTTTGTCCAGTTAAACCCGGTACAGGTTTTGACGGCGGCCCACGTGGCACGCCGGATCAAGAACGGCGAGCTATGGAGACACCGGAAGTTAGCCGGCTCAAACAGGATGGCTGGCGATTCAGCCGCCACATCGACACCACCAGCGGCGACCTGGTTCTGACTTGGGAGAACTAG
- a CDS encoding LuxR C-terminal-related transcriptional regulator: MARPSTDITRTLAPREAQALSSRQLETLEMLLGGLSEKQVATAMELSVHTVHVYVKSLYVALGVNSRAELMALFLRYALAAERTTTPARSSTLAPRNTAPTVRPASPARARLRPDRRP; the protein is encoded by the coding sequence ATGGCCAGGCCGTCGACAGACATCACCCGTACGTTGGCCCCTCGCGAGGCGCAAGCGCTGTCCTCCCGTCAGCTGGAGACGCTGGAGATGTTACTGGGCGGCTTGAGCGAAAAGCAGGTGGCCACCGCTATGGAGCTCAGTGTCCACACGGTCCACGTGTACGTGAAGTCGCTCTACGTGGCGCTAGGCGTGAACTCGCGCGCCGAGCTGATGGCGCTGTTCCTGCGATATGCCCTGGCAGCCGAACGGACCACCACACCGGCGCGATCTTCGACTCTAGCCCCACGGAACACTGCGCCGACAGTTCGTCCAGCGTCGCCAGCGCGGGCGCGGCTGCGGCCCGACCGGCGTCCCTGA